Proteins from a single region of Syngnathus typhle isolate RoL2023-S1 ecotype Sweden linkage group LG10, RoL_Styp_1.0, whole genome shotgun sequence:
- the pianp gene encoding PILR alpha-associated neural protein, whose translation MERCSIVPVARLSALASLVLVALVTQPSTCHRDDKERVEAPAVQLSVTTQVTPTPLWAVVWGPTQPLEDETYHLLFSQETEQLRGHGSQREANTAAASSEDWLYTDVSAHPKEEVPPKSRNQKGVEDGGAAEEAELEEVDPQFYVTVTISTLLILTAIIITAKLCSDCSCSLHPPPLSRGVAPPLSRTLPCSLESEESQQTLHSTSFSDRERIPVVNL comes from the exons ATGGAGAGATG TTCCATCGTGCCCGTCGCACGACTGAGCGCCCTCGCCTCCCTCGTCCTAGTCGCCCTGGTGACGCAGCCCTCCACCTGTCACCGGGACGACAAGGAGCGGGTGGAGGCCCCGGCCGTCCAGCTGTCTGTCACCACCCAGGTGACGCCCACCCCGCTTTGGGCGGTGGTCTGGGGGCCCACGCAGCCGCTGGAGGATGAGACCTACCACCTCCTCTTCAGCCAGGAAACGGAGCAGCTGCGCGGGCATGGGAGTCAGCGAGAGGCCAACACCGCCGCCGCGTCCTCCGAGGACTGGCTGTACACCGACGTCAGCGCGCATCCCAAAGAGGAAGTGCCCCCGAAGTCCCGGAACCAAAAGGGGGTGGAGGACGGGGGGGCGGCGGAGGAGGCCGAGCTGGAGGAAG TGGACCCTCAGTTCTACGTCACTGTGACCATCTCCACGCTGCTCATCCTCACCGCAATCATCATCACGGCAAAACTCTG TTCTGATTGCAGCTGTTCGCTGCATCCGCCGCCGCTATCTCGCGGCGTGGCCCCGCCCCTCTCTCGCACACTCCCGTGCTCGCTGGAGTCTGAGGAGAGCCAGCAGACGCTGCACAGCACCTCCTTCTCCGACCGGGAAAG GATCCCGGTGGTGAACCTGTAA